A stretch of Lathyrus oleraceus cultivar Zhongwan6 chromosome 6, CAAS_Psat_ZW6_1.0, whole genome shotgun sequence DNA encodes these proteins:
- the LOC127098179 gene encoding phospholipid hydroperoxide glutathione peroxidase, chloroplastic, whose product MASMAFSTTFFTPLRDFNQPRTNSTPSTSLPFTKSSIASSKSPFFQLGFSQQASSNFPIVPSKTRSFSVNAKAIKDKTIYDFTVKDIDKKDVSLSKFKGKVLLIVNVASRCGLTSSNYTELSHLYENFKNKGLEVLAFPCNQFGMQEPGSNEEIKQFACTKFKAEFPIFDKVDVNGPFTAPVYQFLKSSSGGFFGDIVKWNFEKFLVDKNGKVVERYPPTTSPFQIEKDIQKLLAA is encoded by the exons ATGGCTTCCATGGCTTTCTCCACAACCTTCTTCACTCCTCTTCGTGATTTCAACCAACCTAGAACCAATTCAACCCCTTCAACTTCTTTGCCTTTTACCAAATCCTCAATTGCTTCTTCTAAGTCCCCGTTTTTTCAACTAGGGTTTTCTCAACAAGCTTCCTCCAATTTCCCAATTGTTCCGTCGAAGACTAGGTCTTTCTCAGTCAACGCTAAGGCTATCAAAGATAAAACCATTTATGATTTTACTGTTAAG GATATTGATAAGAAGGATGTTTCTCTTAGCAAATTCAAGGGGAAGGTTCTCTTGATTGTCAATGTTGCTTCACGATG TGGCCTGACATCATCAAACTACACAGAACTTTCGCACTTatatgaaaattttaaaaataaag GTTTGGAGGTTCTAGCTTTCCCTTGCAATCAATTTGGCATGCAGGAGCCTGGATCAAATGAAGAAATTAAGCAATTTGCTTGCACTAAGTTCAAAGCAGAATTTCCAATTTTTGATAAG GTTGATGTAAATGGACCATTTACTGCTCCAGTATACCAGTTTCTGAAATCAAGTTCTGGGGGCTTTTTCGGTGATATTGTCAAGTGGAATTTCGAGAAATTCTTGGTTGATAAAAATGGTAAAGTTGTTGAAAGATACCCACCAACAACCTCTCCTTTTCAAATTGAG AAGGATATCCAGAAGTTACTTGCTGCATAA